A single genomic interval of Spinacia oleracea cultivar Varoflay chromosome 6, BTI_SOV_V1, whole genome shotgun sequence harbors:
- the LOC110790749 gene encoding 2-alkenal reductase (NADP(+)-dependent)-like, which translates to MEGVDMVESKEWYMAAYARDGVPSSDHLKCRTFSLSRVAVDSIPDDHIAIQSRWISIDPYLRSRMTGVEEGGLNVTQFPINQVIVSYGIGKIIRSKDEKYKEDDLVVIPEMPVAEYSVVPSKAVFIKIDPAIGVTPLEYLNVLGVPGFAAWIGIQVIGKPKAGENVFISAAAGGVGMIAGQLAKLKGCRVVGSTGSDDKVKLLKEEFGFDEVINYKKEPDLDAALSKYFPNGIDIYFENVGGKTLEAVLNHVNMYARIPLCGMMSQYNKVWTEREGVRNLLNMVGKEVHMQGFMVLSYLHLFEDFGTQIGGYLKDRKLTSKLKINNGIESFLDSVASLFTSSNIGKVVIQV; encoded by the exons atgGAGGGAGTTGATATGGTAGAAAGCAAAGAATGGTACATGGCAGCCTACGCTAGAGATGGTGTACCATCATCTGATCATCTCAAGTGTAGAACTTTTAGTTTATCCCGAGTAGCCGTTGATTCGATCCCCGATGATCATATCGCCATCCAGAGCCGTTGGATCTCGATCGACCCATATCTACGGTCCAGAATGACCGGTGTTGAAGAGGGTGGTCTTAATGTCACTCAGTTTCCCATTAACCAG GTGATCGTATCATATGGGATAGGGAAGATTATTAGATCAAAGGATGAAAAATATAAGGAGGATGACTTGGTAGTTATCCCAGAAATGCCGGTTGCTGAGTATAGTGTTGTACCTTCCAAAGCTGTGTTTATCAAAATTGATCCTGCCATAGGAGTCACCCCTTTGGAGTATCTCAATGTTCTTG GCGTACCAGGATTTGCAGCTTGGATAGGAATACAAGTAATAGGAAAGCCAAAGGCAGGAGAGAATGTGTTCATTTCTGCTGCTGCTGGAGGTGTTGGCATGATTGCTGGCCAATTGGCTAAACTTAAAGGTTGTCGCGTAGTTGGCAGCACCGGATCTGATGATAAG GTGAAACTATTGAAGGAGGAATTTGGGTTTGATGAAGTAATCAATTACAAGAAAGAACCAGATCTTGATGCTGCTTTAAGCAA ATACTTCCCCAATGGAATTGATATATACTTCGAGAACGTAGGAGGCAAAACCCTTGAGGCTGTTCTCAATCATGTTAATATGTATGCACGTATTCCACTTTGTGGAATGATGTCCCAATACAATAAG GTTTGGACAGAAAGGGAAGGGGTGAGAAATCTATTGAATATGGTGGGGAAGGAAGTTCACATGCAAGGCTTCATGGTATTATCATATTTGCATCTATTTGAAGATTTTGGGACACAAATAGGTGGCTATTTGAAGGATCGGAAACTCACTTCCAAACTTAAAATAAACAACGGCATTGAAAGCTTCTTAGATAGCGTGGCTTCACTTTTTACAAGTTCCAATATTGGGAAAGTGGTCATTCAAGTTTAA